A genomic region of Castor canadensis chromosome 16, mCasCan1.hap1v2, whole genome shotgun sequence contains the following coding sequences:
- the Exosc5 gene encoding exosome complex component RRP46 has translation MGGARLLVNAEPRAGTNSDCAPLPWIGACALRTQPLRKRARAIGRKRQRRPHVGSAAMDADTGSDSSPRGPGCSLRHFACEQNLLSRPDGSASFLQGDTSVLAGVYGPAEVKVNKEIFNKATLEVILRPKIGLPGVAEKSRERMIRNTCEAVVLGALHPRTSITVVLQVVSDAGSLLACCLNAACMALVDAGVPMQALFCGVTCALDSDGTLMLDPTAKQEKEARAVLTFALESVERKLLMSTTKGLYSDTELQQCLAAAQAASQHVFRFYRESLQRRYSKS, from the exons ATGGGCGGAGCCAGATTGTTGGTAAACGCTGAACCACGTGCGGGCACTAATTCAGACTGCGCCCCCCTCCCCTGGATCGGCGCCTGCGCATTACGTACGCAGCCTCTACGCAAGCGTGCGCGCGCAATTGGGCGGAAGCGGCAGCGGCGGCCGCACGTGGGATCTGCGGCAATGGATGCTGATACTGGATCAGACTCCAGTCCTCGGGGTCCGGGCTGCAGCCTCCGGCACTTTGCTTGTGAACAAAACCTGCTGTCCCGGCCGGACGGCTCTGCTTCTTTTCTGCAAG GAGATACCTCAGTCCTGGCAGGTGTGTATGGGCCAGCGGAGGTGAAGGTCAACAAGGAGATCTTCAATAAGGCCACACTCGAAGTGATCCTGAGGCCGAAGATTGGGCTGCCTG GCGTGGCTGAGAAGAGCCGGGAGCGGATGATCAGGAACACGTGTGAGGCTGTGGTGCTGGGAGCCCTCCACCCCCGCACCTCCATCACTGTGGTGCTACAGGTCGTCAGTGATGCTGGCTCT CTTCTGGCCTGTTGCCTGAATGCTGCCTGCATGGCACTTGTGGATGCAGGTGTGCCCATGCAAGCTCTCTTCTGCGGGGTCACCTGTGCCCTGGACTCTGATGGGACCCTCATGCTAGACCCCACAGCCAAGCAGGAAAAG gaGGCCCGGGCAGTACTGACCTTTGCTCTTGAGAGCGTGGAGCGGAAGCTACTGATGTCCACCACCAAGGGACTCTACTCCGACACTGAG CTCCAGCAGTGCTTGGCCGCGGCCCAGGCTGCCTCCCAACACGTCTTCCGCTTCTACCGGGAATCGCTGCAGAGGCGCTACTCCAAGAGCTGA